Genomic DNA from Triticum dicoccoides isolate Atlit2015 ecotype Zavitan chromosome 4B, WEW_v2.0, whole genome shotgun sequence:
CAAGATTATCTTTCACCCTAGCACACTTGCTCTCTTCAACCATTGACCAAAGCTTCAACAATGCATTCTCCATTGTTGGGGGCCACTGCTCATCAACCCACTGAACAAACCCACAATTCTGACCTTCCTGGAAAAATTAGAAGGGCAAAATTTAGTACAATACAACTACTAAGAGTACTAAGCAACAGTTAGTTCATGGCAGTACCTAATGTTGGCACTGACATTAACTGAATTTGCACAGCCATTTGATAAGCAACAAGAACACATTGGAAAATAAATTAATGTAATCCTATAATGGATGATTAATATATTTACCAGGCAGCAGAGTAACACTCCATTCAACTTACCAGTTGCTAAGCAGCCATGTGCTAAGCAACAATAGTTGCTAAGAATTGACCATTAATATAATGGAATCCTAAATGTGCACTACCATTACTCCTACCATTGAGACTACCTACTGTCAACAGTAATAAGCAATACAATGTGAACTACTTTGCCCAGCTAAATACACTACACTAGCCTAGAGCAACAAACTAGCTAATGAGACTACCTACTGTCAGCAGTAAGCAATAGTTACTAACTGGCTCCACTGAACTTAATATTGAGCAACACTGCATTTGGAAAGAAGTGTAAATAAATAACATGTGCACACAAAAGGAGCATATATTTTAGCAAAAATGCAGTCCACTGAACTTAATAATGAGCATTCCCACAATGAGCACTACAGTAGGGCACATATGACTAACAAATTTAGCATGCACATAACTGAATCACAGGTGGCAAACAATACTCTGCCACTTTCAATGAACACATCCAGTGCTTAATCACCAAAGCAAGAAAAATACCGGCTTTGCACATGCTAAGAACCTTCTCCCAATCATTGTTCCTTCAAACGCAACAAGCCTCTCTGATGGCTTCCCATGCTTCTCGCAGAACGCCATCAGATCTAGCTCAAGGCCCTTGTAATCCGGGTCCTCAAGTGAGAAAGGCACCTGCACAATCAAAAGGACAGCAAGAGGACACAGCAAATCAAACGAAATCCTCACAACAAAGACCACCTACACACAAAAATCCCCAAAATTCCtaaacctaaccctaaccctagctccaatGGAGTAACTAACCTGGTTCAGGCCATCGGTGGAGGTTTCGGAGTACATGTACGAGAGGCTTGAGTTGTCATCGCTGCTCTCGTCTTCCAGAACCATGGCTGCGGCGGTGTGGTGTGGCAGCCGGCGGTGGCGGGCGCAGGCGACGGCGACGCAGAGAGCAGGAAGAAAGGAAGAGGAAGGCGAGCGGGGTCGGGTCGGGATCTGGCTCGGTCGCACAGCCGCGACTATAACGGTGTGAGCCGGCCTCGTCCTAGTCAGCGCGCAGTCAGCGCGCGGGCATGCGCGCACTGGCCAGCGTGGCGCCTGACGGCGGGCCCAACCGATCAGTTTATCTGTCAATATGTATAAAACACACTTTTAGTCTTTTTTGCAACGGCTCGCCCCAATcttggtactgacacgtaaaaataTCAATCTTGGTACAAATCTGCTTCCAATgcccaattgtggtacttctgtgcaatttactCAACATGGAGCCGCAGTCGACGCCTCCTGTCCACAGCGAGAGAAGGGGCTAAACCCGTGGCTGAGGACGGCAACCTCCAGCAGGATGTTGAAGGTGGAGGAGAGTGGTGTCTGCGCCGGGAAGATTGGGCGTGGGTGAGGGACTGAGGGGTAGGCGGATCGGCCGCGGTTCGTCCGTGCGGCGGCCGCTCGCGTCCCAACAGGCAGCGGGATGCATCATGTGCTCGGGCGATTAGTTTCCTATTTTCGCGTCGCGTGATTAGGGTGATGCGGGTCGTGGAATTACATATTTTCCTCcgcggtggagtacggtcagttAATTTAAATTACTAAGTGCACATAGAAAATGGATCAAGTTAAGGCCAGCCGTTAGATTAAGTTTAGTGGGACTAATCGTGTGGTGTTGGCTGGGTCGTACGGTGTTGTGGGGCTAATTACGGGGTGCACGTAAGAAAGTTCTtgtttttgtttgattgtttgATAGTAGTGGTGATTACTGGCTATGCATCTAAAAAAACTccctccctcaaaaaaaaaaacaaaaaaactcgcTGTTCTGAAAAAAAGTAATAAAACTCGCTGTTGTTGCTCTCGGCCGGCTGTAGTGCTGCTGCTCCTTGCGCTCTCCGCCCTCTCCCGGTCTCCCCAATCTCCCCGCCGCCGCGGGCTCCTTGCTGCCTGCGTCCGCTTCCGACCTTCCGTGCTCCGTCTTCTCCCCGTCTTCCCCGCTCCCACCTCCGCGCTGCCCTCGAGGATGGAAGAGCCGCCGCTGTACAAGTTCGGGCCGTATAAGATCGACGCGAGGGAGGTCTTCCACGCCACGCCCCTCTCCTACGCCATGGTCAACCTCCGCCCCCTCCTCCCTGGTAGTCTCGACGCCCTATTCGCCCCTTTCCCTTGCCTCGCCTCTAGGGTTTTGTTTGCTGTAACTATTCAATGCCAGTCTGCCGCTCCTGACTTAGAATCACGCTAGGACGCTTATATATCTCGATGAATCGCATGAGCATGTGACACATGCTTAGAAAAATTAGCCCGCCCTTGCGAATGCGGCTAATGGCACATAAGATTTTTTGTGTAGACCAGATGATAGATGAGAAATTCACTCTTCAGACCACCATGAAAATAATTTTAACACACTGGATCGTGTTAGATAGATTAGATCCCAATTTCGTTTATTTCGGGGAGTTATGCCCAGCTTCGAGAATGGAGATCTTCTGCAGTTCTTTAGCATCAACGTTAACCTGGGAGAAACAAGTAGCGGAACGGGTTTCATTCTTTATTTTTGGGCACATGGATCCCCTTCTCCGAAGCATAAACATTAGACTAAGTACTCTGCAGTCAAGCTTTTTTCTTTGCTTAAGAGAATGCTATGCATCCCTCTCACGGTGCCTTGTTTTGTTTTATCGGCACAGGGTTCCTAGTCATCAATCTTCGGATCCTGCAATGCATGCTTTCCTATTCGTGCCTTCCTATGTAGTTCTTGCACATATAATCCATTTAAGTTATCTGTTTGGACAATTGAAAATCCATTCCATTCAATCACATTCGACTCTTATGTACAAATCACCATGTTCATGAATGGTGGATTTGTTTCTGTTACCATTTTGTACAATGGCGATTTGTAATTTTAGATTTGTATCTTTTGTACTTCTGGCTGCTATTTTGTATTTATCTATGTCAATCTTACTCTGCAGGTCATATCCTTTGATTTGGCAAATACGTTTCTGTGGTTTAGAGTTATGAGAGTGCTAATGAGGACATGCCTGGATGGGGTCTCCTGGTTTTGTCATACTATCGATTACTTTGATTCACTTGCTTGTTTATGCCTGCTAAATCTCATGGATACAGTCCAAACACTTCTAACAAAAAAGGATGACTGGTTTTTGTTATCAATTGGAGAATATATTGCCACATATTTTCATAGTCTTTTGCATTGATATATAAATAAAATCGATATATCAAGGATGTCGATACTAGAATCTGGTTTCATGTATGTGAGTGGCTTATAAAAAGTGGTTGAAACATCCGTCATTAATTCTTCAAAAGTAATAATATTAAATGTCATGTCATCCCAACCAATTGATCTTCATCTTCTTATGGTTGAGTTGTATGCAGCAGTTAGTTCCAGTGTGCAACCTATTCATACTGATATATGCACTTCTTTGGTATATAACTTTTACTTGAGGTAATACCCCATTGTCTTTTTTTTCCCTGCCATTCAGCTGTTCACAACATTTATAATTTGGAGTTTAGCATCTATTACAGTTTAAAGTTTCATATGATGAGAACACATGTTTTATGGTATATACTATTTTACCTTGACAATACACACATGTCCTCGTGTGCCCCAAACGCGTGGTGAAACGATTTGCTGATCTAAGTTCTGATGAGACTAGTGATTTGTGGGTAACTGCAAAAGGAGTTGGTGCAAAGCTCGAGCAGTACCACAAAGCTTCTTCCATCACATTCGCGATTCAGGTAAAGTCTATATCTATGTGATGAATAGCTCAGCGTCCAAATTTTATGTAGTttgtttctactccctccgttcacaaatactccctccgtcccaaaatacttgtcggagaaatggataaaattggatgtatctataactaaaatacatccagattcatgcatttctccgacaagtattttcggacggagggagtataagatgttTTGCCAGTTCAATTTGAActaccaaaacgtcttatatttaggaacagaggtagcaCAATTTAAAGGGGTTCACCTTATTGATTTTCCTGTTGTGTGGTACACAACAAAATAGAATGTGTTAGCTGTGGAATAAGTTACATTTGACTACTGTGGTTTTTTCCTTTGGTTACTTTGTTCACCTTTGCCTTACAAAGTCACAATAATCAATGGCGGAAGGAGCAGCTGCTGAATTATAGCTATTTGTACTTATCAGGATGGTCCTCAGGCTGGCCAAACAGTTGCCCATGTCCACATCCACGTCATCCCCAGGAAGAAAGGAGATTTGGAGAAAAACGATGAAATATATGATGCGGTAAAATGACCTTGGTGTTCCGTTGATATTATCTGATCCAGTTTTCTTTTCTGGTTGATTCTGACATAAGGCTTATCATTTTGCCTTGTAACAGATTGACGTGAAAGTGAAAGAGAAGGAAATGAAGGAGAAGCTTGACCTAGATGTCGAAAGAAAAGATAGAAGCATGGAAGAAATGGCTCATGAGGCCACCGAGTACCTCGCTCTTTTCTCCTAGCCAGATAGATGTATTTCTGATGAACTCTAattttcatccactgccactcttGCCTAAATAAGCCTTGTGACTGCTTGTCCTTGATTGCGCGTTGTGGTTCTTATTCTCCACGGACCTGGTAGCGTCCAGTCCAAATCTGATGTGGTGGTATTGCTTCATCGTAAGAATATATCGCACATCTGATGTAGTGGTATCGGGAGATCACTTGTTCGTCGTAACTCGTAAGAATATACTATTGGGCTGGTTATTCTCCCTTACGTGCCAATCAAATTTATTTCCCCATTGATTTTGGTTTTGGATAATAAAGGAAAGGAAAAGATTTGATATTTGATTGGAAAAAGCAGAGGGAGGCTTGAGTGCTAGCCAGAGCTTATTGGCATTTGATGGGAGATTTGGTGCATATGTCGTCGTGCCACTTGGCATCAAATGACGGACCATGCACGATTGCACAATTATTGACGGAT
This window encodes:
- the LOC119295523 gene encoding bifunctional bis(5'-adenosyl)-triphosphatase/adenylylsulfatase FHIT-like — protein: MEEPPLYKFGPYKIDAREVFHATPLSYAMVNLRPLLPGHVLVCPKRVVKRFADLSSDETSDLWVTAKGVGAKLEQYHKASSITFAIQDGPQAGQTVAHVHIHVIPRKKGDLEKNDEIYDAIDVKVKEKEMKEKLDLDVERKDRSMEEMAHEATEYLALFS